One part of the Denticeps clupeoides chromosome 16, fDenClu1.1, whole genome shotgun sequence genome encodes these proteins:
- the snx1b gene encoding sorting nexin-1 isoform X2, whose amino-acid sequence MERKPPPFPDSEEQEAHSEKAEEESGDDDDDDDDDGGEDIFTGNDLFSEEGSYPGVQEPSVDNQHASNGLRSDDDEQDLFAEARVELSLDRSSTKGIREVTRSSPSAPDISYKSSTSKMSFEKPEEEESNDKFELNIAVTHPEKVGDGMNAYMVYKVSTQTTLPMFKSRAFSVRRRFSDFLGLFEKLSEKHAQNGYIVPLPPEKSVVGMTKVKVGKEDTSSTEFVEKRRAALERYLHRVVSHQNLLQDPDVREFLEKDELPRAVSTQTLSGAGFLKMINKASDAVNKMTIKMNESDNWFEEKLQEVENEEQQLRKLHAVVDALVNHRKDLCGNTAVFAKSMAMLGNSEDNTALSRALSQLAEVEDKMEQLHQEQASNDFFIFAELLADYVRLLGGVRNCFDQRIKTWQRWQDAQSTLQKKREVEAKLLWANKPDKLQQAKDEITEWEAKVTQYERDFERICATVRKEVLRFEKEKSNDFKVHIIKYLESLLVSQQRLIKYWEAFLPEAKAIS is encoded by the exons ATGGAGAGGAAGCCGCCGCCTTTCCCCGACTCTGAGGAGCAGGAGGCGCATTCGGAGAAAGCTGAGGAGGAAAGTggagacgacgacgacgacgacgatgatgatggtggcGAAGACATTTTCACTGGAAAT GACCTCTTCAGTGAAGAGGGCTCTTACCCCGGTGTCCAGGAGCCCAGCGTAGATAATCAACACGCCTCCAACGGCTTGCGCTCCGACGACGACGAACAAGACCTGTTCGCAG AGGCACGAGTGGAGCTCTCGCTGGACCGGTCCAGCACCAAAGGAATAAGAGAGGTCACAAGGTCGTCTCCATCTGCACCCGACATATCGTACAAGAGCAGCACATCAAAAATGTCCTTTGAGAAG CCTGAAGAGGAGGAAAGTAATGACAAGTTTGAGCTGAACATTGCTGTCACGCACCCAGAGAAAGTCG GAGATGGCATGAATGCCTACATGGTGTACAAAGTGTCAACGCAG ACCACGCTGCCCATGTTTAAAAGTCGGGCCTTTTCAGTCCGAAGGCGCTTTAGTGATTTCCTGGGTCTTTTTGAGAAGCTTTCGGAGAAGCATGCACAGAACGGCTACATCGTGCCTCTTCCACCTGAGAAAAGTGTTGTAG GAATGACTAAAGTGAAGGTGGGAAAGGAGGACACGTCCTCTACTGAGTTTGTTGAAAAGCGGAGGGCGGCTCTGGAAAG GTACCTGCATAGAGTCGTTTCCCACCAGAACCTCTTACAGGACCCCGATGTCAGAGAATTTTTGGAGAAAGATGag TTGCCCAGAGCGGTTAGCACCCAGACTCTGAGTGGCGCCGGGTTCCTGAAGATGATCAACAAAGCGTCGGACGCGGTGAACAAGATGACCATAAAGATGAACGAGTCGGACAAC TGGTTTGAAGAGAAGCTTCAGGAAGTGGAGAACGAGGAGCAGCAGCTACGGAAGCTCCATGCTGTGGTGGACGCTCTCGTGAACCACAGGAAAG AtctctgtgggaacacagcCGTGTTCGCCAAGAGCATGGCCATGTTGGGGAACTCTGAGGACAACACAGCCCTGTCCAGAGCGCTGTCCCAGCTGGCCGAGGTGGAGGACAAGATGGAGCAGCTGCACCAGGAGCAGGCCTCCAACGACTTCTTCATTTTCGCCGAGCTGCTGGCCGACTACGTTCGCCTGCTTGGCGGTGTGCGG AACTGCTTTGACCAACGCATAAAGACGTGGCAAAGGTGGCAGGATGCTCAGAGCACCCTGCAGAAGAAACGGGAGGTGGAGGCCAAGCTGCTCTGGGCCAACAAGCCCGACAAGCTACAGCAGGCGAAGGACGAGATCACGGAG TGGGAAGCAAAAGTTACTCAGTATGAACGAGATTTTGAGAGAATTTGTGCAACCGTTCGAAAGGAAGTCCTTCGGTTTGAG AAAGAGAAGTCGAATGATTTTAAAGTCCACATCATAAAATACCTGGAATCTCTCCTCGTCTCACAGCAGCGG CTCATCAAGTACTGGGAGGCTTTTCTACCTGAGGCGAAGGCCATTTCGTGA
- the LOC114765823 gene encoding cAMP-regulated phosphoprotein 19-like: MSEDVEGVQTGEEVAEEPKEPETKMISMEKAEEAKLKAKYPNLGSKPGGSDFLRKRLQKGKYFDSGDYNMAKATKNKQLPVASVEKTEITGDHIPTPQDLPQRKPSLVASKLAV; the protein is encoded by the exons ATGTCGGAAGACGTGGAAGGAGTTCAGACGGGAGAGGAGGTGGCCGAGGAGCCGAAG GAACCAGAGACTAAAATGATCAGCATGGAGAAAGCAGAAGAGGCCAAGCTGAAAGCAAAATATCCCAACCTGGGATCCAAGCCCGGAGGGTCAGACTTTCTCAGGAAGCGTCTTCAGAAAGGG AAGTACTTTGACTCTGGAGACTACAACATGGCGAAAGCCACAAAGAACAAGCAACTTCCTGTGGCCTCGGTAGAGAAGACAGAAATCACCGGGGACCACATCCCCACACCTCAGGACCTTCCCCAGAGGAAACCTTCTCTGGTGGCCAGCAAGTTGGCTGTTTGA
- the acp2 gene encoding lysosomal acid phosphatase translates to MVPSPCALLFWTLHTAVHVCLADRSLKYVTLLYRHGDRSPVRTFPADPHQESAWPQGFGQLTQEGMKQHYELGQALRQRYQGFLSEDYSRYEISVRSTDYDRTLMSALANLAGIYPPNGSQVFDPSLRWQPIPVHTVPQDEERLLSFPLECPRYKVLMDETKQTDVFLNMTNTYKEFLEMVRNRTGLEKSTVESVWSVHDTLFCESRHNMTIPDWADADVMEKLRLLKNFGFNMMFGVYKREEKCRLQGGVLLNQILINISQHAAPESKERLKIMVYSAHDTTLVALQTALDVFNGLQPPYASCHMFELHLEDDGSFSVAMFYRNDSTKDPYPLTLPGCSQYCPLQDFMHLTKPVIPEDWKKECQVENSITDKAVILGLVLCACLLTICILILFMLLWRHHGPSSGYQHVINEADENS, encoded by the exons ATGGTTCCGTCTCCCTGCGCGCTGCTTTTCTGGACTCTTCACACCGCGGTGCATGTTTGTCTGGCGGACAGAAGTCTGAAATACGTCACCCTG CTGTACAGACATGGAGACCGCTCACCAGTCCGGACCTTCCCGGCAGATCCACACCAGGAGAGCGCCTGGCCGCAAGGCTTCGGTCAGCTGACGCAG GAGGGGATGAAGCAGCATTATGAGTTGGGACAGGCCCTTCGCCAACGCTACCAGGGCTTCCTCAGTGAAGACTACAGCCGCTATGAG ATTTCGGTGCGGAGCACGGACTACGACCGAACCCTAATGAGCGCGCTCGCCAACTTAGCCGGGATTTATCCTCCTAACGGGTCTCAGGTTTTTGACCCGAGTCTGCGGTGGCAGCCCATACCTGTTCACACCGTCCCCCAGGATGAAGAGAGG ctgCTTTCATTTCCTCTCGAGTGTCCGCGCTACAAGGTCCTCATGGACGAAACCAAGCAAACAGATGTCTTTCTCAATATGACCAACACATACAAA GAATTCCTGGAAATGGTGAGGAACAGAACCGGCTTGGAGAAATCCACCGTTGAGAGTGTCTGGAGCGTCCATGACACCTTGTTCTGTGAG TCCAGGCATAACATGACCATTCCTGACTGGGCAGATGCCGATGTCATGGAGAAGCTGAGACTTCTCAAGAACTTTGGCTTCAACATGATGTTCGGGGTCTACAAACGTGAGGAGAAGTGTCGTCTCCAGGGAG GTGTCCTGCTGAACCAGATCTTGATAAACATCTCACAACATGCAGCGCCAGAGTCCAAGGAGCGCCTGAAGATAATGGTGTACTCTGCa CACGACACCACGCTTGTAGCTCTGCAGACGGCCCTGGACGTCTTCAATGGGCTGCAGCCCCCGTACGCCTCCTGCCACATGTTTGAGCTCCACCTGGAGGACGATGG GTCTTTTTCGGTGGCCATGTTTTACCGTAATGACAGCACTAAGGACCCCTACCCACTCACCCTACCTGGCTGCTCACAGTACTGTCCTCTCCAAGACTTCATGCATCTTACGAAGCCTGTCATTCCGGAGGACTGGAAGAAGGAATGCCAAGTGGAGAACTCGATAACTGATAAAG CGGTGATATTGGGCCTCGTTCTGTGTGCCTGTCTGCTCACCATCTGcatcctcatcctcttcatgctcCTCTGGCGTCATCACGGGCCCAGCAGCGGCTATCAGCACGTAATCAACGAGGCCGACGAGAACTCTTGA
- the snx1b gene encoding sorting nexin-1 isoform X1, with protein sequence MERKPPPFPDSEEQEAHSEKAEEESGDDDDDDDDDGGEDIFTGNGARTAPLVLNAQDLFSEEGSYPGVQEPSVDNQHASNGLRSDDDEQDLFAEARVELSLDRSSTKGIREVTRSSPSAPDISYKSSTSKMSFEKPEEEESNDKFELNIAVTHPEKVGDGMNAYMVYKVSTQTTLPMFKSRAFSVRRRFSDFLGLFEKLSEKHAQNGYIVPLPPEKSVVGMTKVKVGKEDTSSTEFVEKRRAALERYLHRVVSHQNLLQDPDVREFLEKDELPRAVSTQTLSGAGFLKMINKASDAVNKMTIKMNESDNWFEEKLQEVENEEQQLRKLHAVVDALVNHRKDLCGNTAVFAKSMAMLGNSEDNTALSRALSQLAEVEDKMEQLHQEQASNDFFIFAELLADYVRLLGGVRNCFDQRIKTWQRWQDAQSTLQKKREVEAKLLWANKPDKLQQAKDEITEWEAKVTQYERDFERICATVRKEVLRFEKEKSNDFKVHIIKYLESLLVSQQRLIKYWEAFLPEAKAIS encoded by the exons ATGGAGAGGAAGCCGCCGCCTTTCCCCGACTCTGAGGAGCAGGAGGCGCATTCGGAGAAAGCTGAGGAGGAAAGTggagacgacgacgacgacgacgatgatgatggtggcGAAGACATTTTCACTGGAAAT GGAGCTCGCACCGCCCCGCTTGTCCTCAATGCACAGGACCTCTTCAGTGAAGAGGGCTCTTACCCCGGTGTCCAGGAGCCCAGCGTAGATAATCAACACGCCTCCAACGGCTTGCGCTCCGACGACGACGAACAAGACCTGTTCGCAG AGGCACGAGTGGAGCTCTCGCTGGACCGGTCCAGCACCAAAGGAATAAGAGAGGTCACAAGGTCGTCTCCATCTGCACCCGACATATCGTACAAGAGCAGCACATCAAAAATGTCCTTTGAGAAG CCTGAAGAGGAGGAAAGTAATGACAAGTTTGAGCTGAACATTGCTGTCACGCACCCAGAGAAAGTCG GAGATGGCATGAATGCCTACATGGTGTACAAAGTGTCAACGCAG ACCACGCTGCCCATGTTTAAAAGTCGGGCCTTTTCAGTCCGAAGGCGCTTTAGTGATTTCCTGGGTCTTTTTGAGAAGCTTTCGGAGAAGCATGCACAGAACGGCTACATCGTGCCTCTTCCACCTGAGAAAAGTGTTGTAG GAATGACTAAAGTGAAGGTGGGAAAGGAGGACACGTCCTCTACTGAGTTTGTTGAAAAGCGGAGGGCGGCTCTGGAAAG GTACCTGCATAGAGTCGTTTCCCACCAGAACCTCTTACAGGACCCCGATGTCAGAGAATTTTTGGAGAAAGATGag TTGCCCAGAGCGGTTAGCACCCAGACTCTGAGTGGCGCCGGGTTCCTGAAGATGATCAACAAAGCGTCGGACGCGGTGAACAAGATGACCATAAAGATGAACGAGTCGGACAAC TGGTTTGAAGAGAAGCTTCAGGAAGTGGAGAACGAGGAGCAGCAGCTACGGAAGCTCCATGCTGTGGTGGACGCTCTCGTGAACCACAGGAAAG AtctctgtgggaacacagcCGTGTTCGCCAAGAGCATGGCCATGTTGGGGAACTCTGAGGACAACACAGCCCTGTCCAGAGCGCTGTCCCAGCTGGCCGAGGTGGAGGACAAGATGGAGCAGCTGCACCAGGAGCAGGCCTCCAACGACTTCTTCATTTTCGCCGAGCTGCTGGCCGACTACGTTCGCCTGCTTGGCGGTGTGCGG AACTGCTTTGACCAACGCATAAAGACGTGGCAAAGGTGGCAGGATGCTCAGAGCACCCTGCAGAAGAAACGGGAGGTGGAGGCCAAGCTGCTCTGGGCCAACAAGCCCGACAAGCTACAGCAGGCGAAGGACGAGATCACGGAG TGGGAAGCAAAAGTTACTCAGTATGAACGAGATTTTGAGAGAATTTGTGCAACCGTTCGAAAGGAAGTCCTTCGGTTTGAG AAAGAGAAGTCGAATGATTTTAAAGTCCACATCATAAAATACCTGGAATCTCTCCTCGTCTCACAGCAGCGG CTCATCAAGTACTGGGAGGCTTTTCTACCTGAGGCGAAGGCCATTTCGTGA
- the atosa gene encoding atos homolog protein A — protein sequence MKPDRDATEEFFEYDAEEFLVFLTLLITEGRTPECSVKGRTEGLHCPPAQSAPPGPSKHECSDKLPQCRQARRTRSEVMLLWRNNIPIMIEVMLLPDCCYSDEGPTTDGADINDPAIKQDALLLERWTLQPVPRQSGDRFIEEKTLLLAVRSYVFFSQLSAWLSASHGIVPRNILYRISPADEELVWNFSQTPSEHAFPIPNVSQSVALKVRVQSLPRQPNYPVLKCSIHSGLTFFTKRVPDPVPGSGRVGDLNESPLFPRTLRSPLPHSPLNSRKCLQPEPLPQGKAVKWFYSKISGSPHVRPPEAYGTCTNGTESPKASGRESPVRAFKSLSLADPLVTPSPSPRPLAGETNPLIGSLLQERQEVIARIAQRLNFCDPTAPHIPDGLFTSPQLQSPKSLWTTARDEEGQLKKTKEPCFPSSGPQLQQHPQLHETSNGEGRCRPSPFDTPLSPRSRSRVEREPHTSPRPASCRRLLLSETPDTSLISEAVQDISRLIQERLQQSHSLLHCTYKLCKDGVLLKSPAPPPEDCSQSEQRNGLHTPTHSLNSTPCTSSEPTGSITRGNADSPQPDCSHRPLKVACPKLEDTVGSPTLQTTSHFQHAKKDSFLTDTIRSPSLLDSAQEKGSCSESPWLRQAKGQETAQTAKFEPSRYEYQDPSASTDHTPTSLTHRTPSPDWSNQPERILNGEAKGQLRDSPLSPLKPCNNWKKQNRHSIDGTATKAFHPCTGLPLLSSPVPQRRSQTGYFDLDTSLNRFKAQPWATSKRACLKREGDTDEPPQQLLSASAPPASLSLLGNFEECVLNYRLEPLGTVEGFAAEVGASGTFCPNHMTFPVDVSFYSVSDDNAPSPYMGVINLESLGKRGYRVPPSGTIQVTLFNPNKTVVKMFVVMYDLREMPAGHQTFLRQRTFSVPVRRESNGYINKKPHPLNQGRTLRYLIHLRFQSSKSGKIYLHRDIRLLFSRKSMEVDSGAAYELKSFTESPADPPFSPRC from the exons ATGCCACGGAGGAGTTCTTTGAGTACGATGCGGAGGAGTTCCTGGTGTTCCTGACACTACTCATCACTGAGGGCCGCACGCCGGAATGTTCCGTGAAAGGACGGACTGAGGGTCTCCACTGTCCACCAGCACAGTCAGCACCCCCGGGGCCATCCAAACATGAGTGCAGCGACAAACTGCCTCAG TGTCGGCAGGCTAGGAGGACACGGTCTGAGGTCATGCTCCTCTGGAGGAACAACATTCCCATTATGATTGAGGTGATGCTGCTGCCCGACTGCTGCTACAGTGACGAGGGTCCCACCACTGACGGAGCTGACATCAACGACCCCGCCATCAAGCAAGATGCCTTGCTGCTGGAGCGATGGACCCTTCAACCTGTGCCCCGGCA GAGTGGTGACCGTTTCATTGAAGAGAAGACCCTGCTGCTGGCTGTACGTTCTTACGTATTTTTCTCGCAGCTCAGTGCCTGGCTGAGTGCCTCACACGGCATCGTTCCCAGAAACATCCTGTACAG AATCAGCCCGGCTGATGAGGAGTTGGTGTGGAACTTCTCCCAGACCCCGTCCGAACACGCTTTCCCCATCCCCAACGTGTCCCAAAGTGTTGCTCTCAAGGTGCGCGTCCAGTCCTTGCCCCGGCAGCCAAACTACCCGGTCCTGAAATGTAGCATCCACTCTGGCCTCACCTTCTTTACGAAGAGGGTCCCGGACCCCGTTCCAGGGTCGGGTCGCGTTGGTGATCTGAACGAAAGTCCTCTTTTTCCTCGAACTCTGCGCTCCCCACTCCCTCATAGCCCACTCAACTCCAGAAAATGTCTGCAGCCCGAGCCACTACCCCAGGGCAAGGCTGTCAAATGGTTCTACTCCAAAATCAGTGGCAGCCCTCACGTCAGACCACCAGAAGCTTATGGAACATGTACCAATGGGACAGAGAGTCCGAAGGCATCGGGCAGGGAGTCCCCTGTGAGGGCCTTCAAGTCCCTTTCTTTAGCGGACCCTCTTGTAACTCCCAGCCCCAGCCCACGGCCTCTGGCTGGCGAGACCAACCCTCTGATTGGCTCCTTGCTCCAGGAAAGGCAGGAAGTCATTGCACGCATTGCCCAGCGCCTCAACTTTTGTGaccccactgccccacacaTCCCTGATGGCCTGTTCACCAGCCCCCAGTTGCAAAGTCCCAAGTCCCTCTGGACCACCGCCCGTGATGAAGAGGGCCAGTTAAAGAAGACCAAAGAGCCCTGTTTCCCCAGCAGTGGCCCTCAGCTGCAGCAGCATCCACAGCTTCATGAAACAAGCAATGGTGAGGGGAGATGCCGACCCTCTCCTTTTGACACACCCCTCAGCCCCCGCAGTAGATCGCGAGTGGAGCGAGAGCCACACACTTCCCCCAGACCTGCCTCATGTCGCCGCCTGTTGCTCAGCGAGACGCCGGACACGTCGCTGATCAGCGAGGCAGTACAGGACATCTCCCGTCTTATCCAGGAGCGCCTGCAGCAGTCCCACAGTCTCCTGCACTGTACCTACAAGCTCTGCAAGGACGGGGTGCTGCTCAAgtccccggccccgccccctgagGACTGCAGCCAATCTGAGCAGCGCAATGGCCTCCACACTCCAACACACAGCCTCAATAGCACGCCCTGCACCAGCTCAGAGCCGACTGGCAGCATCACGCGAGGCAACGCCGATTCCCCCCAGCCTGACTGTTCCCACAGACCACTGAAGGTGGCCTGTCCAAAACTTGAAGACACTGTGGGTTCTCCCACACTGCAGACAACCAGCCATTTTCAGCATGCCAAAAAGGACAGTTTCCTCACAGACACAATACGTAGCCCTAGCCTACTTGACTCAGCCCAGGAGAAGGGCAGTTGCAGCGAGAGCCCCTGGCTCAGACAGGCCAAGGGCCAAGAGACTGCCCAAACAGCCAAGTTCGAACCTTCAAGGTATGAGTACCAGGACCCATCAGCCTCCACAGACCACACACCCACCAGCCTTACCCACAGAACCCCCAGCCCCGACTGGAGCAATCAGCCTGAGAGGATCCTCAACGGGGAGGCCAAGGGTCAGCTG AGAGACAGTCCTCTGTCTCCCCTGAAGCCGTGCAATAATTGGAAGAAGCAGAACCGCCACTCTATCGATGGGACCGCCACCAAAGCGTTCCACCCTTGCACAGGCCTACCTCTGCTATCCAGCCCA GTTCCTCAGAGGAGAAGCCAGACGGGATATTTTGATTTAGACACATCACTGAATCGATTCAAAGCTCAGCCTTGGGCGACCAGCAAAAG agcCTGTttgaagagagagggagacacagATGAGCCTCCACAGCAGCTGCTCAGTGCCAGCGCCCCGCCTGCAAGCCTCAGCCTTCTGGGAAACTTTGAG GAGTGTGTTCTGAACTATCGCTTGGAGCCACTGGGGACCGTTGAAGGATTCGCCGCTGAGGTGGGCGCCAGTGGAACATTCTGCCCAAATCACATGACATTTCCAGTGGATGTGTCATTTTATAGTGTCTCGGATGACAATGCACCTTCTCCCTATATg GGCGTTATAAACCTAGAGTCCCTTGGTAAAAGGGGTTATCGAGTACCTCCATCAGGAACCATTCAAGTG ACCTTATTTAATCCCAACAAGACTGTGGTGAAGATGTTCGTAGTGATGTACGACCTGAGAGAGATGCCAGCCGGTCACCAGACATTCCTCAGGCAGAGGACCTTCTCCGTCCCAGTAAGGCGCGAATCCAATGGCTACATCAACAAGAAACCCCACCCACTGAACCAAGGACGGACCCTGCGTTACCTCATACACTTGAG GTTCCAGAGTTCAAAATCTGGAAAGATCTACCTCCATAGAGACATTCGGCTCCTGTTCTCTCGAAAATCCATGGAAGTGGACAGTGGTGCTGCCTACGAGCTGAAATCATTCACAGAGTCACCCGCCGACCCACCCTTCTCCCCGCGATGCTAG